The genomic interval GAAAGGGACCATCAGAACAAATTTCAAAGAGTTTACAAAGCTATTCAAAAGTTTCATACCCGCTATTTAGAACGTCTAATCAATTAGGTTCTTTGCTAAACTTTGTAAAATCTTCACAACAGTAAAAAATACCCAATGAGCTTACTTTGGCTCTCTTTGAGagtgtttttattatatattgagAGGTCATAGTCTAGGGAGAGATTAGGACTGATAACCTACATAGGTTTGTTACTTAGGATAACCTATAGAGGTTTGTGTACTCGATATAATCTGGAAAGGTTTATGTACTCATTGTAATCATTGTTTTGACTAGTGGAACGTCTTAAGCAGATCGCTTAAAGGAGAACTAGACATAGCCTAAGGTTTAGGGTGACCTAGTACAAAATCTGCTTTGTTGTGATCTTCTCTTTTCTATTAGACATTGTGCTTTGTGTTATGTTTCCCTTTGCGAATTGAGTTTAGACTACATTCAACTCCTTTTGTAGCCAGttgatgatggaagaggcccaataACAAGTTCAAATGCAagcccaataaagagaagattCGAGCTTACCACTAGAGTTATGACCAAGAAGATTCAGGAAGACTGGGATATACTGACGGCAGAGAAACCTCCCAATATAtgttcaaagatatcataactgtagtgtagagtagaatttattttcttgttaaaaTTAGATTAggaattttacttgtaatttttccttagatgaaatttggcacctaaaaatcaacctaggttaaattagggttCCTTAAACACCTAATTTAACCAAGGTCAATTATGAATAAGCCATGGAGAAGAGTGCACATGTTTCACATGTGCTAAAAGCTTTCCATCACATGCTCCATGTGCTACGTCCAAAAATAGGcgccaaattcaaatgcaaattCCATTTGAATTTAGCTTTCATTTCACTTGTATTTGGCTTTCCAAATTTCGTCCCTCCATTACTATAAAAGGAGGTGCTTGGTTCATGAATTTTTCAAGATTAATAtagagtgaattgctgccaaaattgtgccaatttcactCTTTGTCTCCTACCTCCCTAGGATAGATATTTAGTCTTCAAGTTTCACCTATTccaagtgagatggcctcaccactcactctccacacctagcatgcaccttcaaggaatccaCAAGCTCTACGTGAGCTCCTTGTTCATCTTCCTTCATTGATGCTTCCGCCACTCCTCCAAAGAAATTGAAAATCGGATGAAGGCATGATCCATCAAGAGGTATCATGAGCCTAGGTtcttcaagagctaagtgtgccttcttcttttcattttaattttgcaTTCTtcttgttcccgccggttgactcgaacacCTTCGTGCGTCTTTACGAATTGCGCTTCAAGAACATCTTTGCTTCTGTTCCAACGTTATCCTTCCTCCGCCGTGAacacctgaaacagagagacaaatggcgccctcgcggccgtttgcactccgacattCAAGTCAGCTATTGGACAGGAAACACCAAACATTTCTCGTCGCAGAACACCGTAAGGTCAATGTTAAGAGAAATGCGTAACTGAATCGTAATTGAAAATGCTAGCTTCTGCTCAAATGTCTTAGAATGTGCAAAAACGTACCTTATTATGTTTATCGTAAAACCTTATATACCTTCCCGGTGTTTCTGTCCACGTGTCAGCCTGAGACTTGCGCATTATGTGGGCGCTCCTTAGCAACACTGTTCCTAGTCTTAGGGCCTTCTCAGTGTGTAAGGTTGCCCTGTCAAAGTGCAACTCGCGTGGTGGTGACTgcatgggtgccaactcatatGCCCATTCTCTGAGTCATCCGCCCTGGGAGTTCCCTGCCTtcctcacgtgccatgcatgcagatcaccttctgggacgtgaccctctcatgggtcgtctTTGTCCCAGTGGCTTTCCAATGGTGGTGCGTATTGTCGCGTCCCTACACCTCATGCACGAATCCCTCGTGAGTTTGGTCTCTCCCTTCTGGTACTGGGGGTGTGGCTTCGGAAACCACCTTTCTTTATCTATTATTACTGTCTGGAGTGTTGAGGCCCGAGGCCTTCACGCCCCTACTGTGGCGCCTTCTACTGTGTCACCTCCTCCATGGTTatccctacccgtgggtatcagGAGGGGACACTTCCCTGGCCTGCCAAACTTCACAGGCGCCTTTATTATGATGAGCTTGGGCGACGCCCGAGGCCGGACAACGCCTGAGGCCGTGGACCTTAAAGAAACTCCTTCCTGCCCTATTGTACTTTCTAGTGGATCCCTCTCTCGGGGTCCCAccatgttgactttggtcaacgcccgaggaccgtacggtacacaagccccccagtctcgagttgaCAACTGGTTCATCGAAGAGACTATGGCCTCGCCTTACCGTCCTACGTGGCATCCTGTGACAGGACAGGCATAATGTACTGAAGTGACGCCTTCCTGTTCATGCTGTGATCAACGCACACGTGGCTTAATCGTGCGGTTGGGACTTAATATCGCTTGCACTTCTCAAGTTTACGTTAAGTCTTTCAAAATTGCGCGCTCCAAGAACTGTTCCATCACTTGCACTTGTTCTTACACTCTTCACCTTCTTCCTCGAGCTTTCTCTGATTCCTTCTTGCAAAAACCGAAACTTTCGCTGATCAACCATCAAAGGTATATTTTTACGCATTGATTGCCCTTTACTCTTGCTCTTACGTACTGataaactgcctgggactgtttagaTTCTCGCATTTACGTTTTTCTCAGCATTTCCTTGTTCCCCTGTTTTCTGAGTTTTCTCACGTGGGTAGGGTTTTCTGGGTTTTCCTTTAGCTTCGCACCATAGCCTCCATTTGCTGAACCTTTGCTTTTCTTTCCCAGCTTCTTTGACCATGGCAAGAACAAAAATCACAGCCAACCCTCCTCCTCCTAGCATCAATTACAGAACATCATACCCCTGGGCCTCCGATAGGCTTTTCGTAGAGACCTCTTCTCTTACAGCCATCGTCGATTGGAGGGCTCATTTGGACAGTGAGCCCAACTTCGTGGGTAGGGCGTTTGGTAGGGTCCACGACGCGTACATATCAGTCCGCCCCTGCGTTGCTGGCGAACCCGTGTGCGTAGACAACCGGGCCAACGACGACgaacctttcttcttcttttatcaAATAGTTTTCAAGCGCATTAGGCAGCGCCTTCCTTTCACTCGCTTCGAAAGGGAGTTACTTACTGAACTCAACGTTGACCCtgcccagctgcatcccaacagctgggccttcatCAGGGCTTTCTCCATCCTTTGCGGCTATTTTGGCCACCCCCCATCTGTAGATATATTTTTGCACTTCTTCGAGGCCAAAAGCCTTGGGAACAACCTGTGGGTCAGTTTCAGCGGGGTAAGTCATCTTCACCTTGTTCCAACAATCCTATAAAGGATTCAAGGgcaagttcttcagggtgtgctgctCTGACCATGACCGCACAACCCTAGATGGCTTTCCCCTCTACTGGGTGAACGAAGTGAAGTCTAAGAAAGCTAAGAGCTTGGATGAGCTCTCCTCCGCTGACCGAAACGTATGCCAGCTGCTGGCCAGCTTGGGAGTCGTATTTGACACCGTAGAGCTCATCAGAAAGGAATATAACCCAAACGAGCTAGATGGTTATATTGGTACAAGAACTAGCTCTCGATCTCTTTCATACATCACCATGCTCTTATCTACTAACTCATACTTGTACTAATTCTCTGATTTCTCTTGCTTACTTGATTCTAAACTCTTCCTCTCTGGTGCAGGCATGGTGCTAAACGCTGAGAAACGGGCAAGACTAGCTGGAGTCTTGTCTGTTCGCGACAATGCCACAACTGGCAAGGCGGGTACCTCTGCACACCCAGCCCTGCCTGCCTCTCCTACTGCTCCTCTCGCCCCTTCTGCCCAAGCGACTCCAACACCTGCTTCACCACAAACAACTCCCCACCCCGCTTCTCCACACATTGTACCTGCCCCCACCTCACCACATACAACACCATCCCCTACTTCTCCAGCCCCAATTGCGGCTATCCCTTTGGCCACGCTCAGGGCTTCTCCTCCACCAGCCTCCCTAGAGAAAAACAAAGGGGTGGTGGTCATCCCTTCTGATGAGGATGAGGACTCTATAGTTGGCCCTGTTTTCAAGAGAAGGAGAACCATCGCAGTAGCCACCTCTCATTCCTCATCTGATAGGCGTCTTGCCTCCCTTAGGGACAACCCTCCCAGCGCCTCCTCACCTCCACAATATCTTGCTCTTGAGGAGGGAGATGAGACTGTTCTTGAGCCCACTCCTACACCTGCTCCTGAGCTTCCCCGGGTCATCCAACACATCTTGAGGGGCTATCAGCAAGAGACCCTGGGGAACTTCGCTGATGAGGCGTTGCCAGAGAGTAAGGCCCTCAGCCTTGGTGGGTTCCTTGCTCGCACCAGCTCTTCTTTCCACCAGGCTGAGGTGAAGGCCAAGGAACATCAGGCCCTTGCTGATGAACTGGCTTTAGTAAAAGAACAAATGGCCAAAGAGGCTCAACACTTCTTTATCCAGGAGGCCGCCTTGACCGAGGAGATGGGCGTTCTTCAAAAGGCTGAGTTGGAGGCCAACAAGAGGCTTCACGATGAAGGTCAGAAGTACACCACACTTCTGGCCAAAGTGGTGCCTCTACGACTTGAAATAGCGAAACTCAAAGATGCTGCTGCGGCCACCCAAGCTAAGATGACCAGCCTTGAAGAGCGCTTTGTTACCCGGGAGGTGCACATGGGTAAGGTTGAAGCAGAGCTTGTGGAAAAGGCTGAAGCCTTAGCAAAAGCCAAGGAGGAACTGGCTGCAAAAACTGAGGCCCTTGAGAACATCAAGGCTGAGCTAGCTGAGCAGGCCAAAAGCTTTGAAGAGACCAAACAAGAGCTTTCACAGAAAACTGAAGCCCTTGTCCAAGCTGAAAAAGAGATGGCCACCCAAGTTGAGGGCTTCAAAAAGGTCGAGACAGAACTCATCGACGACGATGCGGACGCCTACACCGCTGGGTTTGAAGATGCCCTGGCTCAGGTTGTTTGAAAACATCCTGAGATGGACACTTCGCCTTTTGCTACAGCGAACCACGTCGTCGAAGGAGAAATCGTGCCAAGGAGCCTTCCACACCATGATGCTGCTTAGCTTTGTAGTCAAAAGTTGTATTCTTAAGAACTCTTCATATTATGAATGTATCTTGCACTTTTAACTTAACTGCTTTGCTTATTCCTGCTCGCGTTTTGCTTACCTCCTTTACTAATAATGCTTCTGATGCTTACTTTGCTCGTTACTTCGAGTAGCCTTATCTTCTCAAACTATAGGTAGCACGCCTTGTCATCTTTTAACTTTGCTGTCAAAACAATATGTAATGAGACAAGTGTGTGCGAACCTTCAATTGTCCTTAACTTTCTCTCTTACTCGAGCATGGGAGCTCCTTCACTTGGCACCTACTCCTACTTCGTGGTCTCGAGGTGTCCAACCTTAAGAGCGTTACTGGCCTCATcatcgctcaaaggcgaagGAGGACTTATCTTGGTCGAAGCCTACTGTTCatgcttggtgcccacgctcgaGGAAGCGCCCCCCGCCGCTCtctctcgaggtgtctaaacaccaggTCAATCAATaggcttggtgcccacgcccgaggaggaGGCGTCCCATAGGGAGTTGCCACCTtcctcgaggtgtctaaacaccaagtcGACCGGtgtacttggtgcccacgcccgggGAGGAGGTGGCCCAGAGGGCACCCCTACCCTCCCtcggggtgtctaaacaccagagCAACCAAATCACCACCGATCAGACCTTACTATTTGTGCTTgatgcccacgcccgaggagaggtGTTCCAAAAGCAGCGCCGCTCGTCCTCAGTGTGTCTAAAAATCAAGGCGATCAGGACACTTGGTGTCCACGCTCGGAGGAGGTGCCCCTCGCCGCTCTccctcgaggtgtctaaacaccaagacgaCTAGGGCACTTGGTGCTCACGTCCTAGGAGGGGGTGTACACACACCAAGGCGTCCGATTCATCACTGATTTAAACTTACCTTTCGCACTTGATGCCCACGCTCGAAGGAGGCGCCCCCCGCCACTTCCtttcgaggtgtctaaacatcaagGCCACAGGTTCGTTTCTTACTGAACCGTGTTGTCCTCGCTCAGTGCCCACGCTCGGGGAGGCGTCTTAAAGAAAGCTACTACCTTGcccgaggtgtctaaacaccaacgTAAGAGTGCTCCTCCCTGCATTGTAAAGAAAACTTGAGGGTACATATGCTCGAAATGTaactttattgggtgacctcattaaaaaacccctgaaagggaaaaaaagtgtCCCCTTAAACTGTATACAATGCAgagtttttaactaaaataaaacttgagatttgctgcgttccaagtgcgagggatGACGCCTCCCTCCAGGGTCTCAAGCCTGTACGTCCCGTTCCCCAGGGCCTCGGTCACCCTAAagggaccagtccacttgggggacaacttgttctccagtTCGTACGGATGAGCCTTCCGCATTACCAAATCAGCAACTTGGAACTGCCGGGgctttatcttggagttgtactggtgctccacccttctcttcaacgCCTTGGCTTTGATCCTCGCCTCCTCTCTGACCTCGTCCAacagatccagattcaccttgCTCTCCTCGTTAGACTCCTAGGCCACAAAAAtttgaaaacgtggcgagctctcgTGGATCTCTACCGGGATCATCACATCCGATCCATACACTAGGCTAAAGGGCATCTCCTTAGTggaggattgaggcgtggtgtggtaagcccacactatcccgggaacctcttccgcccaggtccccttagctttctcaagcctcctcttcaatcctctaAGCAAGATTCTGTTAGTGGACTCCACCTGCCcgttcgtctgagggtgctcgacagaCGCGAACACCTGTTTTATGCCGACCTCTGTACATAGCTTGCCCAATTGCTGGCTTGCGAATTGTGTACCGTTGTCGGAGACAAGACgtc from Phaseolus vulgaris cultivar G19833 chromosome 1, P. vulgaris v2.0, whole genome shotgun sequence carries:
- the LOC137815763 gene encoding uncharacterized protein, which codes for MVLNAEKRARLAGVLSVRDNATTGKAGTSAHPALPASPTAPLAPSAQATPTPASPQTTPHPASPHIVPAPTSPHTTPSPTSPAPIAAIPLATLRASPPPASLEKNKGVVVIPSDEDEDSIVGPVFKRRRTIAVATSHSSSDRRLASLRDNPPSASSPPQYLALEEGDETVLEPTPTPAPELPRVIQHILRGYQQETLGNFADEALPESKALSLGGFLARTSSSFHQAEVKAKEHQALADELALVKEQMAKEAQHFFIQEAALTEEMGVLQKAELEANKRLHDEGQKYTTLLAKVVPLRLEIAKLKDAAAATQAKMTSLEERFVTREVHMGKVEAELVEKAEALAKAKEELAAKTEALENIKAELAEQAKSFEETKQELSQKTEALVQAEKEMATQVEGFKKVETELIDDDADAYTAGFEDALAQVV